In one Streptomyces sp. T12 genomic region, the following are encoded:
- a CDS encoding carbohydrate ABC transporter permease gives MLSYWRQYLAISPFYLIFAAFSFVPVFYSLYLAFQRYDGLGTKQFVGLQQFEFLWNDPIFWLSIRNTLVIWVLSTVPTLFGALVLATLLHSVRRFKGFYRIALYVPNVTSIVAVAIFFGAVFSNNFGLVNAILGTVGIAPVAWLSNPWLIKVVIALLMTWMWTGYNMIIYLAGLQAIPQSVYEAAKMDGAGPVRTFFQITIPIMRPIILFTVVISTINGLQSFSEPQVLFASNAANQNLGGPGQSGLTTLLYFYQSAFLDNDYGYGAAIVWAFFVLIIVLVVINWRIVQRGRKS, from the coding sequence GTGCTGTCGTACTGGCGGCAGTACCTGGCGATCTCGCCCTTCTACCTGATCTTCGCCGCCTTCTCCTTCGTCCCCGTCTTCTATTCGCTGTATCTGGCCTTCCAGCGCTACGACGGCCTGGGCACCAAGCAGTTCGTGGGCCTGCAGCAGTTCGAGTTCCTCTGGAACGACCCGATCTTCTGGCTGTCGATCCGCAACACCCTGGTGATCTGGGTCCTGTCCACCGTTCCCACCCTGTTCGGCGCCCTGGTGCTGGCGACGTTGCTGCACTCGGTGCGCCGCTTCAAGGGCTTCTACCGCATCGCCCTGTACGTACCGAACGTCACGTCGATCGTCGCGGTGGCGATCTTCTTCGGCGCGGTGTTCAGCAACAACTTCGGCCTCGTCAACGCGATCCTGGGCACGGTCGGCATCGCGCCCGTCGCGTGGCTGAGCAATCCGTGGCTGATCAAAGTGGTGATCGCGCTGCTGATGACCTGGATGTGGACCGGCTACAACATGATCATCTATCTGGCCGGCCTCCAGGCCATCCCGCAGTCGGTCTACGAGGCGGCCAAGATGGACGGCGCCGGGCCGGTGCGGACCTTCTTCCAGATCACCATTCCGATCATGCGGCCGATCATCCTGTTCACCGTCGTCATCTCGACCATCAACGGCCTGCAGAGCTTCAGCGAACCCCAGGTGCTCTTCGCCAGCAACGCCGCCAACCAGAACCTCGGCGGCCCCGGCCAGTCGGGCCTGACCACGCTGCTGTACTTCTACCAGTCGGCCTTCCTCGACAACGACTACGGCTACGGCGCGGCCATCGTATGGGCCTTCTTCGTACTGATCATCGTGCTCGTCGTCATCAACTGGCGCATCGTGCAACGAGGGAGGAAGTCATGA
- a CDS encoding ABC transporter substrate-binding protein — protein MDLSRRGFLQAAALTAAASGLTVACGGGSESAGTKNGKNLTLWYWGGALSDKVVAEAKTHFSSQIKLTAASIGGDFKQKLTTTLAAGGSSVPDITGIKGEDIASFLPNADRFLDLNDLGFKKISSQYLEWKTKLAQTKDGKQIGFPIDIGPTALFYRADLFDKAGLPTDPDKVAAAAKTWDDYFALGSELKKAAPGTFLINNISSVFNIAVGQGTKRFIDEDNHFIGDQDHIRAAWTTAIRPYTLGLDAKINDNTWNAAIGKNLTTELGAAWHALDIESAAPGTKGKWRVCATPNGPANQGGSYLALPEQCRNPEEAFKIISWILSPDNNARSFTDAAIFPASPAAYAMPAMTGPDAFFGGQKIIEVFGPAAEAIPVSYEAPADSAVMAPYFTELTNIEAKGKKPDDAWKDAVSQAKQIARRQGVS, from the coding sequence GTGGACCTTTCTCGTAGAGGCTTCCTCCAGGCCGCCGCGCTCACCGCGGCCGCCTCCGGCCTGACCGTCGCCTGCGGCGGCGGCTCGGAATCGGCCGGCACCAAGAACGGCAAGAACCTCACCCTGTGGTACTGGGGCGGCGCCCTCAGCGACAAGGTGGTCGCCGAGGCCAAGACGCACTTCAGCAGCCAGATCAAGCTGACCGCCGCCTCCATCGGCGGCGACTTCAAGCAGAAGCTCACCACCACCCTCGCGGCGGGCGGCTCCTCGGTGCCCGACATCACCGGCATCAAGGGCGAGGACATCGCCTCCTTCCTGCCCAACGCCGACCGCTTCCTCGACCTGAACGACCTGGGCTTCAAGAAGATCTCGTCCCAGTACCTGGAGTGGAAGACCAAGCTCGCCCAGACCAAGGACGGCAAGCAGATCGGGTTCCCGATCGACATCGGTCCCACCGCGCTCTTCTACCGCGCGGACCTGTTCGACAAGGCCGGACTGCCCACCGACCCCGACAAGGTCGCAGCCGCAGCCAAGACCTGGGACGACTACTTCGCCCTCGGCTCCGAGCTGAAGAAGGCGGCGCCCGGCACCTTCCTGATCAACAACATCAGCTCGGTGTTCAACATCGCGGTCGGCCAGGGCACCAAGCGGTTCATCGACGAGGACAACCACTTCATCGGCGACCAGGACCACATCCGCGCCGCGTGGACCACGGCGATACGCCCCTACACGCTCGGCCTCGACGCCAAGATCAACGACAACACCTGGAACGCCGCCATCGGCAAGAACCTCACCACCGAACTCGGCGCCGCCTGGCACGCCCTGGACATCGAGTCGGCGGCCCCGGGCACCAAGGGCAAGTGGCGGGTCTGCGCCACCCCCAACGGGCCGGCGAACCAGGGCGGCTCCTACCTGGCCCTGCCCGAGCAGTGCCGGAACCCCGAAGAAGCGTTCAAGATCATCAGCTGGATCCTCAGCCCGGACAACAACGCCCGCAGCTTCACCGACGCCGCCATCTTCCCCGCCTCCCCGGCCGCGTACGCCATGCCGGCCATGACGGGCCCCGACGCCTTCTTCGGCGGGCAGAAGATCATCGAGGTCTTCGGCCCGGCCGCCGAGGCCATCCCGGTGAGCTACGAGGCACCGGCCGACTCCGCGGTCATGGCCCCCTACTTCACCGAGCTGACCAACATCGAGGCCAAGGGCAAGAAGCCCGACGACGCCTGGAAGGACGCGGTCAGCCAGGCCAAGCAGATCGCCAGGCGACAGGGGGTGAGCTGA
- a CDS encoding carbohydrate kinase family protein, with translation MDDDRPDVLLTGLLFYDLVLTGLGKPPTPGEEIWTGGMGCGPGGIANLAVAAARFGLRTSLATVFGDDLYGEWCRDVLCDQEDIDLSLSRTADGWPTPVTVSLAYGHDRALVTHGQEPPYSQDTLMGDPPEARTALVHIEAEPREWLAKAAANGTQIYADVGWDPTQQWSADLLEQLALCHAFLPNETEAMAYTRTDSAVAALGTLSELVPVAVVTRGGEGAVAVDQTTGEYAEVPALDVDVLDATGAGDVFGASFAAASLGGWPLAERLRFAVLAAGLSVRHHGGALAAPGWYGVDRWWRSVKDPELRRAYGFLAHRIPADVGPPPRHAPVTPPAGPTPVGPSACERRH, from the coding sequence GTGGACGACGACCGGCCCGATGTGCTGCTGACCGGGCTGCTCTTCTACGACCTCGTCCTCACGGGGCTCGGGAAGCCGCCGACCCCGGGCGAGGAGATCTGGACGGGCGGCATGGGCTGCGGCCCGGGCGGCATCGCCAACCTGGCGGTGGCCGCCGCCCGCTTCGGCCTCAGGACCTCCCTGGCCACGGTGTTCGGCGACGACCTCTACGGCGAGTGGTGCCGGGACGTCCTGTGCGACCAGGAGGACATCGACCTCTCGCTCTCCCGCACGGCGGACGGCTGGCCCACCCCGGTCACCGTCTCCCTCGCCTACGGCCACGACCGGGCCCTCGTCACCCACGGCCAGGAGCCCCCGTACTCGCAGGACACGCTGATGGGCGACCCGCCCGAGGCGCGCACGGCCCTCGTGCACATCGAGGCCGAACCCCGCGAGTGGCTGGCCAAGGCCGCGGCGAACGGCACGCAGATCTACGCCGATGTCGGCTGGGACCCCACCCAGCAGTGGTCGGCCGACCTGCTCGAGCAGCTCGCCCTGTGCCATGCCTTCCTCCCCAACGAGACCGAGGCGATGGCCTACACCCGCACCGACAGCGCGGTCGCGGCCCTCGGCACGCTCAGCGAGCTGGTTCCGGTGGCCGTGGTGACACGCGGTGGCGAGGGTGCCGTCGCTGTCGACCAGACGACCGGCGAGTACGCGGAGGTGCCCGCCCTGGACGTCGACGTCCTCGACGCGACGGGCGCCGGGGACGTGTTCGGGGCGAGCTTCGCCGCGGCCTCGCTCGGCGGCTGGCCGCTGGCGGAACGGCTCAGGTTCGCCGTGCTCGCCGCCGGGCTGTCCGTACGGCACCACGGCGGGGCGCTGGCGGCCCCCGGCTGGTACGGCGTCGACCGCTGGTGGCGGTCGGTGAAAGACCCCGAACTGCGACGCGCGTACGGCTTCCTCGCGCACCGCATCCCGGCCGACGTCGGCCCGCCCCCGCGCCACGCCCCCGTGACCCCGCCGGCCGGTCCCACGCCCGTGGGCCCGAGCGCCTGCGAACGGCGGCACTGA
- a CDS encoding DeoR/GlpR family DNA-binding transcription regulator: MLAERRHQLILRALRSGGPAAVTDLSEQLGVSPATIRRDLVKLEEDGLLTRVHGGAVADEGDQPFAEVAEMRVPEKDAIAVRAAAMIEDGQSVLLDIGTTAFRLARQLHGRRLTVITSNLVVYEELADDEAIELVLLGGMVRREYRSLVGFLTEDNLRQLHADWLFLGTSGVRPGGQVMDTTVVEVPVKRAMIKAGEKVVLLADAAKFPGHGMAKVCGPEELDVVVTNAPVNAATRAALEEARVEVVVAGKVQA; this comes from the coding sequence GTGCTGGCAGAACGACGACACCAACTCATCCTGCGGGCCCTGCGCTCCGGTGGCCCCGCGGCCGTGACCGATCTCTCCGAGCAGCTGGGTGTGAGCCCCGCCACGATCAGGCGTGACCTGGTCAAACTCGAGGAGGACGGCCTGCTCACCCGGGTGCACGGCGGCGCGGTCGCGGACGAGGGCGACCAGCCCTTCGCCGAGGTCGCCGAGATGCGCGTGCCCGAGAAGGACGCCATAGCCGTGCGCGCCGCAGCGATGATCGAAGATGGTCAGTCGGTGCTGCTCGACATCGGCACCACCGCCTTCCGGCTGGCCCGCCAGCTGCACGGCCGTCGGCTCACCGTGATCACCAGCAATCTGGTGGTCTACGAGGAGCTCGCCGACGACGAGGCCATCGAGCTGGTGCTGCTCGGCGGCATGGTCCGCCGCGAGTACCGCTCCCTGGTCGGCTTCCTCACCGAGGACAATCTGCGCCAGCTGCATGCCGACTGGCTCTTCCTGGGCACCAGTGGAGTGCGGCCGGGCGGTCAGGTGATGGACACGACGGTCGTCGAGGTGCCGGTCAAACGGGCCATGATCAAGGCCGGCGAGAAGGTCGTGCTGCTCGCCGACGCGGCGAAGTTCCCCGGGCACGGGATGGCGAAGGTGTGCGGTCCCGAGGAGCTGGACGTGGTGGTGACGAACGCTCCCGTGAACGCGGCGACGCGGGCCGCCCTGGAGGAGGCCCGCGTCGAGGTGGTAGTGGCAGGAAAGGTGCAAGCTTGA
- a CDS encoding 6-phospho-beta-glucosidase, with translation MKLTILGGGGFRVPLVYGALLTDRAEGRVTHVVLHDLDAQRLSAVTRVLAEQAAGVPDAPEVTATTDLDEALRGADFVFSAIRVGGLEGRASDERVALAEGVLGQETVGAGGIAYGLRTVPVAVDIAQRVARLAPDAWVINFTNPAGLVTEAMSRHLGDRVIGICDSPVGLGRRIARVLGVKNPGEAWIDYVGLNHLGWVRGLRVAGRDELPRLLADPDLLGSFEEGKLFGVDWLRSLGAIPNEYLHYYYFNREAVRAYQQADKTRGAFLRDQQARFYEQMRNPDASALQVWDRTRAEREATYMSENRETAGAGERDADDLSGGYEKVALALMRAIARDERTTLILNVRNQDTLSVLDSDAVIEVPCLVDANGAHPVAVAPLPDHATGLVCAVKAVEREVLAAAESGSRTTAVKAFALHPLVDSVNVARRLVDGYTGVHPGLAYLR, from the coding sequence GTGAAACTGACGATTCTGGGCGGCGGAGGATTCCGCGTACCGCTCGTGTACGGGGCGCTCCTGACGGACCGCGCCGAAGGCCGGGTCACCCACGTCGTACTGCACGACCTGGACGCGCAGCGGCTCTCCGCGGTGACCCGCGTGCTCGCCGAGCAGGCGGCCGGGGTGCCCGACGCGCCCGAGGTGACCGCCACCACCGACCTGGACGAGGCGCTGCGCGGCGCCGACTTCGTCTTCTCGGCGATCCGCGTCGGCGGCCTGGAAGGCAGGGCAAGCGACGAGCGGGTCGCGCTCGCCGAGGGCGTCCTCGGCCAGGAGACGGTCGGCGCGGGCGGCATCGCCTACGGCCTGCGCACGGTCCCGGTCGCCGTCGACATCGCCCAGCGGGTGGCGCGCCTCGCCCCCGACGCCTGGGTCATCAACTTCACCAACCCGGCGGGCCTGGTCACCGAGGCCATGTCCCGCCACCTCGGCGACCGCGTCATCGGCATCTGCGACTCGCCGGTCGGCCTCGGCCGCCGTATCGCCCGCGTGCTCGGCGTGAAGAACCCCGGCGAGGCGTGGATCGACTACGTCGGCCTCAACCACCTCGGCTGGGTGCGCGGCCTGCGCGTCGCCGGACGCGACGAACTGCCGCGCCTGCTCGCCGACCCCGACCTGCTCGGCTCCTTCGAGGAAGGCAAGCTCTTCGGCGTCGACTGGCTCCGGTCGCTCGGCGCGATCCCGAACGAGTACCTGCACTACTACTACTTCAACCGGGAAGCCGTCCGCGCCTACCAGCAGGCCGACAAGACCCGCGGCGCCTTCCTGCGCGACCAGCAGGCCCGTTTCTACGAGCAGATGCGCAACCCGGACGCCTCCGCCCTTCAGGTCTGGGACCGCACCCGCGCCGAGCGCGAGGCCACCTACATGTCCGAGAACCGAGAGACGGCCGGCGCCGGCGAGCGCGACGCGGACGACCTCTCCGGCGGCTACGAGAAGGTGGCGCTCGCGCTGATGCGGGCCATCGCCCGCGACGAGCGCACGACCCTGATCCTCAACGTGCGCAACCAGGACACCCTGTCCGTCCTCGACAGCGACGCCGTCATCGAGGTCCCGTGCCTGGTCGACGCCAACGGCGCCCACCCGGTAGCCGTCGCCCCGCTGCCCGACCACGCCACCGGGCTCGTCTGCGCGGTCAAGGCGGTCGAGCGCGAGGTGCTCGCCGCCGCCGAGTCCGGCTCCCGTACGACGGCGGTGAAGGCCTTCGCGCTGCACCCGCTCGTCGACTCGGTGAACGTGGCCCGCCGGCTCGTCGACGGCTACACCGGCGTCCACCCCGGTCTCGCGTACCTTAGGTAA
- a CDS encoding glycoside hydrolase family 38 C-terminal domain-containing protein yields MHDERRRIEERVERLHDQRIKPAIYAATVPFEVEAWQAPGEPVPFTEAAAAPYEPFAMDTPWGPPWGTTWFRMRGQVPAEFAGRRVEAVIDLGFVGDWPGNQAEALVHLLDGTPLKAVNPLNQYVPIANPATGGEPIEYLVEAASNPDILANNFTAPTPLGDVLTAGDKPLYTFQRADIAVLDEEVWHLDLDLQVLRELMVHLGEHEPRRHEIMHTLDRAMDALDLDDISGSAAAVREVLAPVLARPAHASAHTISGVGHAHIDSAWLWPIRETKRKTSRTFSNVTSLADEYDDFIFACSQAQQYEWVRDNYPHVWARIQESVKKGQWAPVGGMWVEADGNLPGGEAIARQLIHGKRFFIEHFGVETKGVWLPDSFGYTAAYPQLAKLAGNEWFLTQKISWNQTNKFPHHTFWWEGIDGTRIFTHFPPVDTYNARFSGEEMDRAVRNYSEKGGGTRSLAPFGWGDGGGGPTREIMERARRLADLEGSPKVVVEHPDEFFAKAREEYPDAPVWVGELYLELHRATYTSQARTKQGNRRSEHRLREAELWATTAALHAPGYAYPYEKLDRLWKTVLLHQFHDILPGSSIAWVHREAEAEYARVAEELEALTAEAVAALGAGGTRVFNTSPFDRAEVVRTPEGAPAYVQVPASGSAPLTGAAPAQPVKAAGRVLDNGLVRVEVAQDGTLSSVFDLRANREVLADQGNLLRLHTDLPNYWDAWDIDKHYKNRYTDLLDADAVAVVEEDPLRGAIRVTRSFGKGSKVTQTITVRADSPRVDFETEIDWHEAEKILKAGFPVDIRAPHSSAEIQFGHIQRPTHTNTSWEAARFEVSGHRWVHIAEPGYGVAVINDSTYGHDVSRTVREDGGTTTRVSLSLVRAPRIPDPEADQGKHRFTYSLLPGASIEDAVAEGYALNLPLRVADAAGAPEPVVSVDGSGVTVEAVKLADDRSGDVVVRLYESGGGRATGVVRTGFPLAGAQVTDLLERPLQDADVTGDGRVAVTLRPFQVLTLRLRRAEGS; encoded by the coding sequence ATGCACGACGAACGCCGCCGGATCGAAGAACGCGTCGAGCGCCTCCACGACCAGCGCATCAAGCCCGCGATCTACGCGGCCACCGTCCCCTTCGAGGTCGAGGCCTGGCAGGCGCCGGGAGAGCCGGTGCCCTTCACGGAGGCCGCCGCCGCGCCGTACGAGCCCTTCGCCATGGACACCCCGTGGGGTCCGCCCTGGGGCACCACCTGGTTCCGGATGCGCGGCCAGGTGCCCGCCGAGTTCGCCGGCCGGCGCGTCGAGGCCGTGATCGACCTCGGCTTCGTCGGCGACTGGCCGGGCAACCAGGCCGAGGCGCTGGTGCATCTGCTGGACGGGACGCCGCTGAAGGCGGTCAACCCCCTCAACCAGTACGTGCCGATCGCCAACCCGGCCACCGGCGGCGAGCCGATCGAGTACCTGGTCGAGGCGGCGTCCAACCCGGACATCCTGGCCAACAACTTCACGGCCCCCACCCCGCTCGGCGACGTCCTCACGGCGGGGGACAAGCCCCTCTACACCTTCCAGCGCGCCGACATCGCGGTCCTCGACGAGGAGGTCTGGCACCTCGACCTCGACCTTCAGGTGCTGCGCGAGCTCATGGTCCACCTCGGCGAGCACGAGCCGCGCCGCCACGAGATCATGCACACCCTGGACCGGGCCATGGACGCCCTGGACCTCGACGACATCTCCGGCAGCGCCGCCGCCGTCCGCGAGGTGCTCGCCCCGGTGCTGGCCAGGCCCGCCCACGCCAGCGCGCACACGATCTCCGGTGTCGGCCACGCCCACATCGACTCCGCCTGGCTGTGGCCGATCCGCGAGACCAAGCGCAAGACGTCCCGCACCTTCTCGAACGTCACGTCCCTGGCCGACGAGTACGACGACTTCATCTTCGCCTGCTCGCAGGCCCAGCAGTACGAGTGGGTGCGCGACAACTACCCGCACGTGTGGGCCCGCATCCAGGAGTCCGTGAAGAAGGGCCAGTGGGCGCCGGTCGGCGGCATGTGGGTCGAGGCCGACGGCAACCTGCCCGGCGGCGAGGCCATCGCCCGCCAGCTCATCCACGGCAAGCGGTTCTTCATCGAGCACTTCGGCGTCGAGACCAAGGGCGTCTGGCTGCCGGACTCCTTCGGCTACACCGCCGCCTACCCGCAGCTGGCCAAGCTCGCCGGCAACGAGTGGTTCCTGACCCAGAAGATCTCCTGGAACCAGACGAACAAGTTCCCCCACCACACCTTCTGGTGGGAGGGCATCGACGGCACCCGCATCTTCACCCACTTCCCGCCGGTCGACACCTACAACGCCCGCTTCAGCGGCGAGGAGATGGACCGCGCCGTCCGCAACTACTCCGAGAAGGGCGGCGGCACCCGCTCCCTCGCCCCCTTCGGCTGGGGCGACGGCGGTGGCGGCCCCACCCGCGAGATCATGGAGCGGGCGCGTCGGCTGGCGGACCTGGAGGGTTCGCCGAAGGTCGTCGTGGAGCACCCCGACGAGTTCTTCGCGAAGGCACGGGAGGAGTACCCGGACGCCCCGGTCTGGGTCGGCGAGCTCTACCTGGAGCTGCACCGCGCCACCTACACCTCGCAGGCCCGCACCAAGCAGGGCAACCGGCGCAGCGAACACCGGCTCCGCGAGGCCGAGTTGTGGGCGACGACGGCGGCGCTGCACGCGCCGGGCTACGCGTACCCGTACGAGAAGCTGGACCGGCTGTGGAAGACCGTCCTGCTGCACCAGTTCCACGACATCCTGCCGGGCTCGTCGATCGCCTGGGTGCACCGCGAGGCGGAGGCCGAATACGCCCGGGTGGCCGAGGAGTTGGAGGCGCTGACCGCCGAGGCCGTGGCCGCGCTGGGCGCCGGCGGCACGCGGGTGTTCAACACCAGCCCCTTCGACCGGGCCGAGGTCGTCCGCACCCCCGAGGGCGCACCGGCGTACGTCCAGGTGCCCGCGAGCGGCAGTGCGCCGCTGACCGGCGCCGCGCCCGCGCAGCCGGTGAAGGCGGCGGGCCGGGTCCTCGACAACGGCCTGGTGCGTGTCGAGGTGGCGCAGGACGGCACCCTGTCCTCCGTGTTCGACCTGCGGGCGAACCGCGAGGTGCTCGCCGACCAGGGCAACCTCCTGCGCCTGCACACCGACCTCCCGAACTACTGGGACGCCTGGGACATCGACAAGCACTACAAGAACCGCTACACGGATCTGCTGGACGCGGACGCGGTGGCCGTCGTCGAAGAGGACCCCCTGCGCGGCGCGATCCGCGTCACGCGTTCCTTCGGCAAGGGCTCGAAGGTCACCCAGACCATCACCGTGCGCGCCGACAGCCCCCGCGTCGACTTCGAGACCGAGATCGACTGGCACGAGGCCGAGAAGATCCTCAAGGCGGGCTTCCCGGTGGACATCCGCGCCCCGCACTCCTCCGCCGAGATCCAGTTCGGCCACATCCAGCGGCCCACCCACACCAACACCAGCTGGGAGGCGGCCCGCTTCGAGGTCTCCGGCCACCGCTGGGTGCACATCGCCGAGCCCGGCTACGGCGTCGCGGTCATCAACGACTCGACGTACGGCCACGACGTCTCCCGCACGGTCCGCGAGGACGGCGGTACGACGACCCGGGTCAGCCTCAGCCTGGTGCGCGCCCCGCGTATCCCGGACCCCGAGGCCGACCAGGGCAAGCACCGCTTCACCTACTCCCTGCTCCCCGGCGCGAGCATCGAGGACGCCGTCGCCGAGGGCTACGCCCTCAACCTCCCCCTGCGGGTGGCGGATGCGGCGGGCGCGCCCGAGCCGGTCGTCTCCGTGGACGGCAGCGGCGTCACCGTCGAGGCGGTCAAGCTGGCCGACGACCGGTCCGGCGATGTCGTCGTACGCCTCTACGAGTCCGGCGGCGGCCGCGCGACCGGCGTCGTGCGCACGGGCTTCCCGCTCGCGGGCGCCCAGGTGACCGACCTGCTGGAGCGCCCGCTTCAGGACGCGGACGTCACCGGCGACGGCCGGGTCGCGGTCACCCTGCGCCCCTTCCAGGTCCTCACGCTCCGCCTGCGGCGCGCGGAAGGGAGCTGA
- a CDS encoding alpha-L-fucosidase, with translation MPMQPWFTDAKLGIFIHWGIYAVDGVQESWSFYDDIVPYDQYMSQFDRFTAARYDPRDWAKLFARAGARYAVLTSRHHDGVALWDTAHGDLNVGRDLIGGYADALREQGLKVGLYYSHSDWSHPDYASTRKPGRPPELEDNRYSEVAAEDEDLDAWERFLAYRDGQIRELTSRYQPDLLWFDGEWDRSEEQWRIPELAALIRSEVPDVVFNARMLSEGDYATPEQGAPVVPPEGPWELCLTINDSWGHQHHDHNHKSVDQLIRYFTETIGGGGNLLLSVGPREDGTIPAEQAERLEGLGDWIARHAEAVYGTERGLPPGHHYGPSTLSKDRRTLYLILFDAPRAEINVRGLLGSVRRVTVLGSGTELAHRITGGLHETPGVLWIEPPPAADLDPHATVLAVELDGELEVYRGSGRF, from the coding sequence GTGCCCATGCAACCCTGGTTCACCGACGCCAAGTTGGGGATCTTCATCCACTGGGGCATCTACGCCGTGGACGGCGTCCAGGAGTCCTGGTCGTTCTACGACGACATCGTCCCGTACGACCAGTACATGTCCCAGTTCGACCGCTTCACGGCCGCCCGCTACGACCCGCGCGACTGGGCGAAGCTCTTCGCGCGGGCCGGCGCCCGGTACGCCGTCCTGACCAGCCGCCACCACGACGGCGTCGCCCTGTGGGACACCGCCCACGGCGACCTGAACGTGGGCCGCGACCTGATCGGCGGCTACGCGGACGCCCTGCGCGAGCAGGGCCTCAAGGTCGGCCTCTACTACTCGCACTCGGACTGGAGCCACCCCGACTACGCCTCCACGCGCAAGCCCGGCCGCCCGCCGGAGCTGGAGGACAACCGGTACTCCGAGGTCGCGGCCGAGGACGAGGACCTGGACGCCTGGGAACGCTTCCTCGCCTACCGCGACGGGCAGATCCGCGAACTCACCTCCCGCTACCAGCCGGACCTGCTGTGGTTCGACGGCGAGTGGGACCGCAGCGAGGAGCAGTGGCGCATCCCCGAACTCGCCGCGCTGATCCGCTCCGAGGTCCCGGACGTCGTCTTCAACGCCCGCATGCTCAGCGAAGGCGACTACGCGACGCCCGAACAGGGCGCCCCGGTCGTCCCGCCCGAGGGCCCCTGGGAGCTGTGCCTGACGATCAACGACTCCTGGGGGCACCAGCACCACGACCACAACCACAAGTCGGTCGACCAGCTGATCCGCTACTTCACCGAGACGATCGGCGGCGGTGGCAACCTGCTGCTCAGCGTCGGGCCGCGCGAGGACGGCACGATCCCGGCGGAGCAAGCTGAGCGCCTGGAGGGGCTCGGCGACTGGATCGCGAGGCACGCGGAGGCGGTGTACGGCACCGAGCGCGGCCTCCCGCCCGGTCACCACTACGGCCCGAGCACCCTCTCCAAGGACCGCCGCACCCTCTACCTGATCCTCTTCGACGCCCCGCGCGCCGAGATCAACGTACGCGGGCTGCTCGGTTCGGTACGCCGGGTCACGGTCCTCGGCAGCGGCACCGAACTGGCCCACCGCATCACCGGCGGCCTGCACGAGACGCCGGGCGTGCTCTGGATCGAACCGCCCCCGGCGGCTGACCTCGACCCGCACGCCACGGTGCTCGCGGTCGAGCTGGACGGTGAGCTGGAGGTGTACCGCGGTTCGGGCCGCTTCTGA